The Yersinia intermedia genome window below encodes:
- a CDS encoding zinc-binding dehydrogenase — protein sequence MKTKALRLYGKNDLRLESFTLPEINDDEILATVVTDSICLSSWKEANLGAEHKKVPDNVAENPIIIGHEFCGDILQVGKKWQHKFKPGSRYVIQANLQLPDRPDCPGYSFPYVGGEATHVVIPNEVMEQDCLLPYQGESYFEGSLVEPLSCVIGAFNANYHLIPGTYQHKMGIKAGGNVLILGGTGPMGLLAIDYALHGPVNPQLLVITDRHQQKLDYAARLYPSESSTAVHYLNTKQTEDQFERLMALTGGKGYDDIFVFVPSAELVTLASSLLAPDGCFNFFAGPQDKNFMASINFYDIHYSFTHYVGTSGGNTDDMREAVKLIEAKKVNAGKVVSHILGLNDAAETTLNLPQIIGGKKLVYTGKNIPLTSLSELMSQSQKLPLLQELQAILRKTDGLWSKEAEDFVLVHAQEI from the coding sequence ATGAAAACCAAAGCATTGCGTTTATATGGTAAGAATGACCTACGACTGGAAAGCTTCACCTTACCGGAAATAAATGATGATGAAATTCTGGCAACGGTAGTGACCGACAGTATTTGTCTTTCTTCGTGGAAAGAAGCCAATCTGGGGGCTGAGCATAAAAAGGTGCCGGATAATGTGGCAGAAAATCCGATTATTATCGGCCATGAATTTTGCGGCGATATTTTACAAGTAGGTAAAAAATGGCAGCATAAATTTAAACCCGGCAGCCGTTATGTGATTCAAGCCAACTTGCAATTACCCGATCGCCCTGACTGCCCAGGCTATTCATTCCCTTACGTCGGCGGCGAAGCCACCCATGTGGTTATCCCTAATGAGGTGATGGAACAAGACTGCCTGCTACCTTATCAAGGTGAAAGCTACTTCGAAGGTTCCTTGGTAGAACCGCTTTCTTGTGTTATCGGCGCATTTAACGCCAATTACCATCTTATTCCCGGCACTTACCAGCATAAAATGGGCATAAAAGCCGGTGGGAATGTGTTAATTCTCGGCGGTACCGGCCCGATGGGATTATTGGCCATTGATTACGCACTGCACGGGCCAGTCAATCCACAATTACTGGTGATAACTGACCGTCACCAGCAAAAACTGGATTATGCCGCCCGCCTGTATCCGAGCGAATCATCAACAGCAGTACATTATCTCAATACCAAACAAACAGAGGATCAGTTTGAGCGTTTAATGGCACTAACTGGCGGCAAAGGCTATGACGATATATTTGTCTTCGTACCTTCCGCAGAATTAGTCACCCTGGCTTCAAGCTTATTGGCACCGGACGGCTGCTTTAATTTCTTTGCCGGCCCGCAGGATAAGAATTTTATGGCATCGATTAATTTCTACGATATCCATTATTCATTTACCCATTATGTCGGTACCTCTGGCGGTAATACTGATGATATGCGCGAAGCAGTAAAATTAATTGAAGCGAAGAAGGTGAATGCCGGCAAAGTGGTCTCCCATATTCTGGGTTTAAATGACGCGGCAGAGACCACCTTAAATCTACCGCAGATTATTGGCGGTAAGAAATTGGTCTATACCGGTAAAAATATCCCGCTGACGTCATTGAGTGAGTTGATGAGCCAATCACAAAAGCTGCCGTTATTACAGGAACTCCAGGCTATTTTGCGTAAAACCGACGGTTTGTGGTCGAAAGAAGCAGAAGATTTTGTTTTGGTGCACGCCCAAGAGATTTAA
- a CDS encoding ArsR/SmtB family transcription factor gives MIANHPEREQIRLENVLTALGNPLRLAVVRRLAAGGEHACGTLVQGLSKSTLTHHWRVLRESGVIWQRPCGRESLLSLRRDDIDARFPGLLDVLLSAVENDATTDESTAKHLPE, from the coding sequence ATGATTGCAAATCACCCTGAGCGTGAGCAGATCCGGCTGGAAAATGTGCTGACGGCTTTAGGTAATCCGCTGCGGTTAGCGGTAGTACGTAGGTTGGCGGCTGGTGGGGAGCATGCATGTGGTACGTTAGTGCAAGGGTTGTCTAAATCCACCCTGACCCATCATTGGCGCGTATTGCGGGAAAGCGGTGTTATCTGGCAGCGGCCTTGCGGGCGCGAGAGTTTGCTATCACTGCGACGCGATGATATCGATGCCCGTTTCCCCGGTTTATTGGATGTGTTGTTGAGCGCGGTGGAGAATGATGCAACCACCGATGAATCAACGGCGAAGCATCTGCCGGAGTGA
- the fusA gene encoding elongation factor G, with translation MARKTPIERYRNIGISAHIDAGKTTTTERILFYTGVSHKLGEVHDGGATTDWMAQEQERGITITSAAVTCFWKGMDRTLPEHRINIIDTPGHVDFTIEVERSMRVLDGAVMVYDAVGGVQPQSETVWRQANKYRVPRLAFVNKMDRPGADFFRVRQMMIDRLKANPVPIVIPIGSEEHFIGVVDLRLMRAIIWDEASQGMTFSYAPIPENLLATANEWREKMVAEAAEASEALMTEYLETGDLTLEEVTLGLRIRTIAGEIQPMMCGSAFKNKGVQRMLDAVVELMPSPVDIPPVSGTDEDGNEVSRRADDNEKFSALAFKLMTDPYVGQLTFVRVYSGVLRKGDSVYNPIRGKKERIGRIVQMHANNRIEVDEICAGDIAACVGLKDVTTGETLCDPDAVITLVRMEFPEPVISQAIEPKTKVDQEKMGIALQRLASEDPSFRIRTDEESGQTIISGMGELHLEIIVDRMKREFGVEANIGKPQVTYRETVRKTVTDVEGKFVRQSGGKGQYGHVVFTLEPQEAGSGFAFVDATKGGVVPREYIGAVEKGVLEATNTGVLAGYPVVDVKVTLTFGSYHEVDSSELAFKMAAIFGFKEAVKQASPVILEPVMSVEVETPEEYAGNVMGDLSSRRGLVQGMEEMIGGGKIIRAEVPLSEMFGYSTVLRSMSQGRATYTMEFKHYAEAPRNVADTIIAARGSKG, from the coding sequence ATGGCACGTAAAACTCCTATCGAGCGCTATCGCAACATCGGTATCTCCGCCCACATCGACGCCGGTAAAACAACCACCACTGAGCGTATTCTGTTCTACACCGGCGTCAGTCATAAGCTGGGTGAAGTGCATGATGGTGGCGCGACAACTGACTGGATGGCTCAGGAGCAGGAACGTGGCATTACCATTACATCGGCTGCCGTGACCTGCTTCTGGAAAGGTATGGACCGTACCTTACCGGAACACCGTATTAATATTATCGACACCCCTGGGCACGTGGATTTCACCATTGAGGTGGAACGCTCCATGCGGGTACTCGACGGTGCAGTCATGGTGTATGACGCGGTCGGTGGCGTACAGCCACAATCAGAAACGGTTTGGCGTCAGGCTAACAAGTACCGTGTGCCACGATTGGCTTTCGTCAATAAGATGGACCGCCCAGGTGCTGATTTCTTCCGCGTCAGGCAGATGATGATTGACCGCCTGAAGGCCAATCCAGTGCCGATTGTGATCCCGATCGGCAGTGAAGAACACTTTATCGGTGTGGTGGATCTCCGTTTGATGCGAGCCATTATCTGGGATGAAGCGTCTCAGGGTATGACATTCAGTTACGCTCCGATCCCGGAAAACTTGCTGGCAACCGCCAATGAGTGGCGCGAGAAGATGGTCGCTGAAGCGGCTGAAGCCTCAGAGGCACTCATGACCGAGTATCTGGAGACCGGTGACCTGACGCTGGAAGAGGTCACCCTGGGTCTGCGTATCCGCACCATTGCCGGCGAAATACAGCCCATGATGTGCGGCAGTGCCTTTAAAAACAAAGGTGTGCAACGGATGCTGGATGCAGTGGTTGAATTGATGCCGTCACCGGTTGATATCCCGCCGGTCAGTGGCACCGATGAAGATGGCAATGAAGTCAGTCGCCGCGCCGATGATAATGAAAAATTCTCGGCACTGGCATTTAAACTGATGACTGACCCCTACGTCGGCCAGTTAACATTCGTGCGGGTTTACTCTGGTGTGTTGCGTAAAGGTGATAGCGTTTATAACCCGATTCGCGGCAAAAAAGAGCGCATTGGCCGTATTGTTCAGATGCATGCCAATAACCGCATTGAAGTTGATGAAATCTGCGCCGGCGATATTGCAGCCTGTGTCGGTTTAAAAGATGTCACCACTGGCGAGACGTTGTGTGACCCGGATGCCGTGATTACCTTAGTACGGATGGAGTTCCCCGAACCGGTGATTTCGCAAGCGATTGAACCGAAGACCAAAGTCGATCAGGAGAAAATGGGGATCGCATTACAACGGTTGGCATCAGAGGATCCGTCGTTCCGTATCCGTACTGACGAAGAATCAGGCCAAACCATTATTTCCGGTATGGGCGAGTTACATCTGGAGATAATTGTCGATCGGATGAAACGTGAGTTCGGTGTGGAAGCCAATATCGGTAAACCACAGGTGACCTACCGAGAAACCGTGCGTAAAACCGTGACTGACGTCGAAGGCAAATTTGTGCGGCAGTCTGGTGGTAAGGGGCAATATGGCCATGTAGTCTTTACCCTCGAACCCCAGGAAGCGGGCAGTGGCTTTGCGTTTGTTGATGCAACTAAAGGCGGTGTGGTCCCGCGTGAATATATTGGTGCGGTAGAGAAAGGGGTACTCGAAGCCACCAATACAGGCGTATTGGCCGGTTATCCGGTAGTGGATGTGAAAGTAACACTGACTTTCGGTTCCTATCACGAAGTGGATTCATCGGAACTGGCGTTTAAAATGGCCGCCATCTTTGGTTTCAAAGAAGCGGTCAAACAGGCGTCACCGGTGATTCTGGAACCCGTGATGAGTGTGGAAGTAGAAACACCGGAAGAGTACGCCGGTAACGTGATGGGCGACCTTTCTTCTCGCCGTGGCTTGGTTCAAGGCATGGAAGAGATGATTGGCGGCGGGAAGATTATTCGTGCAGAAGTGCCGTTATCCGAAATGTTCGGTTACTCCACCGTGCTGCGTTCCATGTCGCAAGGCCGTGCCACCTATACCATGGAGTTCAAGCACTATGCTGAAGCACCACGTAATGTCGCCGATACGATTATTGCCGCACGGGGCAGTAAGGGCTAA
- a CDS encoding potassium transporter Kup, producing the protein MALAANRVATQKSPRGIVLAGGALGVVFGDIGTSPLYTLKTVLLLSGNNPTPAVIMGLLSLIIWTLILVTSVKYAVFAMRIDNNGEGGIMALMSLLVRKGKGNKWVIFSALLGAALIYGDGAITPAISVLSALEGLKIVLPDAQPYILPATVIILVALFALQPFGTAKIGKVFGPIMALWFFAIAGLGIWGIVQHPAVLLAINPYYGIKFLFSNGLASFLVLGGIFLCVTGAEALYADMGHFGKKPIWMAWFGLVFPSLLLNYAGQSALILAGADISHNIFFRLCPPVMQLPLVILATLATIIASQAIITGAFSMTRQAIQLGWLPRLRIKQTAAESYGQIYIGTINWLLMIVTIFLAVFFKSSENLAAAYGIAVSLTMLMTSGLLFVAMRKIWRWNLATSMLVAGGFLIIDTSFLISNLIKVLDGGYIPLLLAAVVCTVMLVWHRGVKATSLAISEKVVGSDEFFTKIRDKNIPRVSGSAVFLTRTQNDIPPVMRWHVARNRALQQKVLSLTITILNVPRADAAERLVMTEQAPDYWRGTAQYGFMERPHIPALLQRIADMDCQFELDDVTYYLGHETIVGREDGRGLPAWQRSSFAFMVRNCTHVTDYYHLPSDQVVEISRRVAI; encoded by the coding sequence ATGGCACTGGCTGCCAATCGCGTAGCCACTCAAAAGTCACCTCGCGGGATCGTGCTCGCGGGCGGCGCGCTCGGCGTGGTTTTCGGTGATATCGGTACCAGTCCTCTCTACACACTGAAAACCGTCCTGTTGCTGTCAGGAAATAACCCGACACCTGCGGTGATAATGGGTTTGTTATCACTGATTATCTGGACCCTGATTCTGGTTACCTCAGTAAAGTATGCCGTTTTCGCCATGCGTATTGATAACAATGGTGAAGGGGGCATTATGGCCTTAATGTCGCTGTTGGTACGTAAGGGGAAGGGGAACAAGTGGGTTATTTTTTCTGCCTTACTCGGTGCGGCATTAATTTACGGTGATGGTGCCATTACGCCAGCGATATCTGTGCTCTCAGCCCTTGAAGGTCTAAAAATTGTTCTTCCAGACGCTCAGCCCTATATTTTGCCTGCGACAGTAATTATTTTGGTTGCGTTATTTGCTCTTCAGCCTTTTGGTACCGCGAAAATAGGCAAAGTTTTTGGCCCAATCATGGCACTGTGGTTTTTCGCTATTGCGGGGCTGGGAATATGGGGGATAGTTCAACACCCAGCAGTGTTGCTGGCTATTAATCCATACTATGGCATCAAGTTCTTGTTCTCCAATGGCCTTGCCAGCTTTCTGGTATTAGGCGGTATTTTTCTGTGTGTCACCGGGGCGGAAGCCTTATATGCGGACATGGGGCATTTTGGTAAAAAACCTATCTGGATGGCGTGGTTCGGTTTGGTTTTTCCCAGTCTGTTACTTAATTATGCCGGTCAGTCGGCGCTGATTTTAGCCGGTGCTGATATTTCACATAATATTTTCTTCCGTTTGTGCCCGCCGGTAATGCAACTTCCGTTGGTGATTCTGGCAACACTCGCGACCATTATTGCCAGTCAGGCGATTATTACCGGCGCGTTTTCCATGACCCGCCAGGCGATTCAATTAGGGTGGCTACCTCGTTTGCGGATTAAGCAGACAGCAGCAGAGAGCTACGGGCAAATTTATATTGGCACGATCAATTGGCTATTAATGATAGTGACTATATTTCTGGCTGTATTCTTTAAATCCTCTGAAAACCTGGCCGCAGCTTACGGTATTGCAGTGTCGTTAACGATGTTGATGACGTCTGGTTTGTTATTTGTCGCTATGCGCAAGATATGGCGTTGGAATTTAGCAACCAGCATGTTAGTGGCGGGGGGATTTCTGATTATCGATACCAGCTTTTTAATCTCTAATCTCATCAAAGTGTTGGATGGCGGTTATATCCCGCTGCTGCTGGCGGCTGTGGTCTGTACTGTGATGTTGGTATGGCACCGAGGGGTTAAAGCAACCTCACTCGCTATCAGCGAGAAAGTGGTGGGAAGCGATGAATTCTTTACTAAAATTCGCGATAAAAATATCCCTCGAGTATCGGGTTCTGCGGTGTTTTTGACCCGCACTCAGAATGATATTCCCCCAGTCATGCGCTGGCATGTGGCCCGTAATCGCGCCCTACAACAGAAAGTGTTATCACTGACGATCACTATTTTGAATGTTCCACGGGCGGATGCGGCAGAACGGCTGGTGATGACCGAGCAAGCGCCAGATTATTGGCGCGGAACGGCACAATACGGTTTTATGGAGCGGCCGCATATACCAGCATTATTACAACGTATTGCCGATATGGATTGTCAGTTTGAGCTGGATGATGTGACCTATTATTTAGGCCATGAAACCATTGTGGGCCGTGAAGATGGCAGGGGATTACCGGCATGGCAACGGAGCAGCTTTGCTTTTATGGTCAGAAATTGCACTCATGTGACTGATTACTATCATTTACCCAGCGATCAAGTGGTAGAGATTAGCCGGCGGGTTGCTATCTAG
- a CDS encoding D-serine ammonia-lyase, with the protein MKHTEIDKLITDFPLVKKLINLEEVTWFNPLSTTLAEGLPYVGLTQWDVADAEARLQRFAPYLCQAFPETQKTHGIIESDIVAIPTMKETLQQRYGVEISGRLLLKKDSHLPISGSIKARGGIYEVLTHAEKLALQAGLLAETDDYSKLFSDDFRQFFSQYSIAVGSTGNLGMSIGIMSAKLGFSVSVHMSADAREWKKCKLREHGVNVVEYAQDYGVAVAQGRKEAESDPNCFFIDDENSPTLFLGYSVAGSRLKKQFAEQQIVVDENHPLFVYLPCGVGGGPGGVAFGLKLAFGDHVHCIFAEPSHSPCMLLGVYTGLHDGISVQDIGIDNITAADGLAVGRASGFVGRAMEHLLDGFYTLSDAEMYDLLGLLNRDEGIQLEPSALAGMPGAARVSQCSDYLSNNHFSAEKMQNATHLVWATGGGMVPAEEMKKYLAAANI; encoded by the coding sequence ATGAAACACACTGAAATTGATAAATTAATTACCGACTTTCCTTTGGTCAAAAAGCTTATCAATTTAGAGGAGGTCACTTGGTTTAACCCGTTATCAACCACATTGGCAGAGGGATTGCCATATGTTGGATTAACGCAGTGGGATGTGGCGGATGCCGAGGCACGGCTGCAACGCTTTGCGCCCTATCTGTGTCAGGCATTCCCTGAAACACAAAAGACCCACGGTATTATTGAATCTGATATCGTGGCGATTCCCACCATGAAAGAGACGTTGCAACAGCGATACGGCGTTGAAATTAGCGGTCGACTGCTATTAAAAAAAGATAGCCACCTGCCGATTTCTGGTTCGATTAAAGCGCGTGGCGGCATTTATGAAGTGTTAACCCATGCTGAAAAGTTGGCGCTACAGGCTGGGTTATTGGCCGAAACCGATGATTACAGCAAACTGTTCTCAGATGATTTCCGCCAATTTTTCAGCCAGTACAGCATCGCGGTGGGGTCTACCGGTAATCTGGGGATGTCGATTGGCATCATGAGTGCCAAGCTGGGGTTCAGTGTCAGTGTACATATGTCTGCCGATGCGCGTGAATGGAAAAAATGCAAACTGCGTGAACACGGCGTAAATGTAGTTGAGTATGCACAGGACTATGGCGTGGCGGTGGCACAAGGGCGCAAAGAGGCAGAATCTGATCCGAATTGCTTCTTTATCGACGATGAGAACTCGCCAACACTCTTTTTGGGCTACTCGGTGGCAGGCAGCCGGCTGAAAAAACAGTTTGCCGAGCAGCAGATTGTGGTTGATGAAAACCATCCGCTGTTCGTTTATCTGCCTTGTGGTGTGGGTGGTGGCCCTGGCGGGGTTGCTTTCGGCCTGAAGCTAGCGTTTGGTGACCATGTGCATTGCATTTTTGCCGAACCGAGTCATTCGCCGTGCATGTTATTAGGTGTCTATACTGGCCTGCATGATGGTATCTCCGTACAGGATATTGGTATCGATAACATCACCGCCGCAGATGGTTTGGCGGTAGGGCGGGCATCAGGGTTTGTTGGCCGCGCTATGGAGCATTTACTGGATGGTTTTTATACCTTAAGTGATGCTGAGATGTACGATCTGCTCGGGTTGCTAAATCGTGATGAAGGTATTCAGTTGGAGCCTTCGGCACTGGCTGGAATGCCAGGTGCGGCGCGGGTAAGTCAGTGTTCTGACTATTTAAGCAATAACCACTTTAGTGCTGAGAAAATGCAGAATGCGACCCATCTGGTTTGGGCCACCGGCGGTGGGATGGTACCTGCCGAAGAGATGAAAAAGTATCTCGCGGCGGCGAATATTTGA
- the dsdX gene encoding D-serine transporter DsdX, with protein sequence MDSQIWVVGTLLSSIIIIIFTIVKLKIHPFLALLLASFYVGLLMGMNPIEMVNSIESGIGGTLGFLAAVIGLGTILGKMMEISGAAERIGITLQRCRWLSPDVTMVLVGLICGITLFVEVGVVLLIPLAFSIARKTNTSLLKLAIPLCTALMAVHCVVPPHPAAMYVTNALGADIGTVIVYGLVVGLSASLIGGPLFLRLVGNRLPFKAVPQAFSEIKVRNEDELPSLGATLFTVLLPIILMLAKTAAELNMEKGTPLYSVLSFIGNPITAMFIAAFVAYYMLGIRQNMGMSALLAKTEDGFSSIANILLIIGAGGAFNGILKASGLADTLAVILSNLDMHPILLAWLVALILHAAVGSATVAMMGATAIVAPILPMYPNVSPEIITLAIGSGAIGFTIVTDSLFWLVKQYCGATLNETFKYYTTATFIASVIALGTTFLLSYII encoded by the coding sequence ATGGACTCACAAATATGGGTAGTGGGTACGTTATTATCAAGTATCATTATTATCATCTTCACCATTGTAAAACTGAAAATACATCCTTTTCTGGCGCTATTATTAGCCAGTTTTTATGTCGGGCTATTAATGGGCATGAATCCCATTGAGATGGTTAATTCCATTGAAAGTGGGATTGGCGGGACGCTGGGCTTTTTAGCCGCAGTGATCGGGCTGGGCACCATTTTAGGCAAAATGATGGAGATATCGGGTGCGGCAGAGCGCATCGGTATCACCTTACAACGTTGCCGCTGGCTATCACCTGATGTCACGATGGTGTTAGTTGGGTTGATCTGTGGCATTACGCTATTTGTTGAAGTGGGTGTGGTGTTATTGATTCCACTGGCTTTTTCCATCGCAAGAAAGACCAATACCTCGCTATTAAAACTGGCAATCCCGTTGTGTACGGCGCTAATGGCCGTTCACTGTGTGGTGCCACCGCATCCGGCAGCCATGTATGTCACCAATGCCTTAGGGGCTGACATTGGCACTGTGATTGTCTACGGGCTGGTGGTTGGGCTGTCAGCATCATTAATTGGTGGGCCGTTATTCTTACGGTTAGTGGGTAATCGACTGCCCTTTAAAGCGGTACCGCAAGCGTTCTCTGAAATTAAAGTGCGCAACGAAGATGAATTGCCCTCTTTGGGGGCAACTCTATTTACCGTATTACTGCCCATTATTCTGATGTTGGCGAAAACCGCCGCAGAACTGAATATGGAAAAAGGCACTCCGTTATATTCAGTATTATCGTTTATCGGTAACCCCATTACCGCCATGTTTATTGCCGCGTTTGTGGCCTACTACATGCTGGGCATCCGCCAAAATATGGGTATGAGTGCGCTGCTGGCTAAAACCGAAGATGGTTTCTCCTCGATTGCTAATATCCTGTTGATTATCGGTGCCGGTGGGGCTTTTAACGGCATATTAAAAGCCAGTGGTTTGGCAGATACGCTGGCAGTGATTTTATCCAATCTGGATATGCACCCGATTCTACTGGCCTGGTTGGTGGCCTTGATTCTGCATGCGGCGGTTGGCTCGGCTACGGTAGCAATGATGGGGGCGACGGCGATAGTGGCACCGATATTACCGATGTATCCCAATGTCAGCCCAGAAATTATCACCTTGGCGATTGGCTCCGGTGCCATTGGTTTCACCATCGTCACTGACTCGCTATTCTGGTTGGTAAAGCAATACTGCGGTGCCACCCTTAATGAGACATTTAAATATTACACCACCGCGACTTTCATCGCCTCGGTGATCGCATTAGGTACGACCTTCCTACTTTCTTACATCATATGA
- the dsdC gene encoding DNA-binding transcriptional regulator DsdC, with translation MYPEKSYITRNKLLNGYQLSKLYTFEIAARHSSFALAADELSISPSAVSHRINSLEEELGFKLFQRFHRKVELTSEGERVFWVLKSSLEYLNQEILEIKNQELSGTLTVYSRPSIAQCWLVPKLADFAHRYPAISLNILTGNENVNFQGGGIDLAIYFDDKTPEKLSYQHLMDESMVPVCSPEYADKHQLHGNLINLRQCTLLHDRQAWSYDSDRSEWNSWSQQIGFDLDPTQRSMGFDRSDLAIIAAINHVGVAMGRKKLVNKRLENQELIMPFPDMEVRCEQRYYISTLSDRQWPKINAFIQWLKKMADES, from the coding sequence ATGTACCCGGAAAAAAGCTATATCACCCGTAATAAGCTGCTTAATGGTTATCAGCTGTCCAAACTCTATACCTTTGAAATTGCCGCGCGGCACAGCTCATTTGCGCTGGCGGCTGATGAGTTATCCATCAGCCCCAGTGCTGTTAGCCACCGGATCAATAGTTTGGAAGAGGAGTTGGGGTTCAAACTGTTCCAGCGTTTTCATCGTAAAGTGGAACTCACCAGCGAGGGGGAACGCGTCTTTTGGGTACTTAAATCGTCGCTGGAGTACTTGAATCAGGAAATTTTGGAGATAAAAAATCAGGAGTTGTCCGGTACATTAACCGTCTATTCCCGGCCATCCATCGCCCAATGTTGGCTGGTACCAAAATTGGCGGACTTTGCCCATCGCTATCCGGCCATTAGCCTGAATATTCTGACCGGCAATGAGAATGTTAACTTTCAGGGCGGCGGTATTGATTTAGCGATTTATTTCGATGATAAAACGCCGGAGAAACTGTCATATCAACACTTGATGGATGAATCGATGGTCCCCGTATGCAGCCCGGAATATGCGGACAAACATCAGTTACACGGCAATCTGATCAATCTGCGGCAGTGCACCTTGCTGCACGATCGGCAAGCCTGGAGCTATGACTCCGATCGTAGTGAGTGGAATAGCTGGAGCCAGCAAATCGGTTTTGATCTTGATCCCACCCAGCGCAGCATGGGGTTTGATCGCTCCGATTTGGCGATTATCGCCGCCATAAATCATGTTGGGGTGGCGATGGGCCGTAAAAAGCTGGTCAACAAACGGTTGGAAAACCAAGAGTTGATTATGCCGTTCCCCGACATGGAAGTCAGATGTGAACAACGCTATTACATTTCAACATTATCCGACCGGCAATGGCCGAAGATTAACGCCTTTATTCAGTGGCTTAAGAAGATGGCTGATGAGTCCTGA
- a CDS encoding ABC transporter ATP-binding protein: protein MIEINNLNLIFGEGSQQNQVLFDVNLTVNNGEIFGLVGESGSGKTTVLKCLAGLFNHWSGQLTLNQIPLAHRIERDRCRHVQMVFQDPYGSLHPRHTIEYILSEPLIIHSIGDRDQRIDTILDKVGLNRQFRQRYPHQLSGGQRQRVAIARALILEPRVLLLDEPTSALDVSVQAEILNLLAELQQREKLTYLMVTHDLGVIAHLCHRVAVMQHGRILETLNTEDLTTDCEKTAYTHMLVDASRHYSRDLAQKAAEMS from the coding sequence ATGATTGAAATCAATAACCTTAATCTTATTTTTGGTGAAGGCAGCCAGCAGAATCAGGTGCTGTTTGATGTTAATTTGACGGTGAATAATGGTGAGATTTTTGGCTTGGTTGGGGAGTCCGGTTCGGGTAAAACCACCGTGCTGAAATGCCTGGCGGGGCTGTTTAACCATTGGAGCGGTCAGCTAACCTTAAATCAGATCCCTTTGGCACACCGCATTGAGCGTGATCGCTGCCGCCATGTTCAGATGGTGTTTCAAGATCCCTATGGCTCGCTGCATCCGCGCCATACCATCGAGTATATTTTGTCGGAGCCACTGATTATCCATAGCATTGGTGATCGCGACCAACGGATCGACACTATTTTGGATAAAGTGGGCCTCAACCGGCAGTTTCGCCAGCGCTATCCCCACCAGCTATCGGGTGGGCAGCGCCAGCGCGTCGCCATTGCGCGGGCGTTGATTCTTGAGCCGCGCGTATTGCTGCTGGATGAACCAACCTCCGCTCTGGATGTGTCAGTGCAGGCTGAGATCCTCAATCTACTGGCTGAGTTGCAACAGCGGGAGAAGCTAACCTATCTGATGGTGACTCATGATCTGGGGGTTATTGCTCACCTTTGTCATCGGGTTGCGGTGATGCAACATGGCCGGATTCTGGAAACACTGAACACTGAGGATTTGACCACTGATTGCGAAAAAACCGCTTATACCCATATGCTGGTAGATGCCAGCCGCCACTATAGCCGTGATTTGGCGCAAAAAGCTGCCGAGATGTCGTAA
- a CDS encoding ABC transporter ATP-binding protein has protein sequence MAYVTFLTPEQNKSVPLLEVDDLRVSFVNGKQVTDAVRGVSFSLGKEKLAIVGESGSGKSTVGRALLKLHPASAQIHANRLRFAEVDLLKASEAHMREVRGKRMSMIMQDPKYSLNPVVCVGDQVAEAYLAHHKVSRQEARERVLAMFDVVRIRQPQRVYHLYPHEVSGGQGQRIMIAMMLITGPEMVIADEPTSALDVSVRLQVLAMLDDLVQERGLGLIFISHDINLVRSFCDRVLVMYAGRVVESIAACDLDQAQHPYTRGLLNALPDIGNRRERLPVMVRDPAWMNG, from the coding sequence ATGGCCTACGTGACATTCTTGACCCCAGAACAGAATAAATCAGTGCCTTTGCTGGAAGTGGATGACCTGCGGGTTAGCTTCGTCAATGGCAAACAGGTGACCGATGCGGTGCGCGGTGTTTCGTTTTCCCTTGGTAAGGAGAAACTGGCGATTGTCGGTGAGTCCGGCTCGGGTAAATCTACGGTTGGGCGGGCGCTGCTCAAGCTGCATCCGGCCAGTGCACAGATCCACGCCAATAGGTTGCGCTTTGCCGAAGTGGATTTGCTGAAAGCCAGCGAAGCCCATATGCGTGAAGTGCGCGGTAAGCGTATGTCGATGATTATGCAGGATCCAAAATATTCGCTCAATCCGGTGGTGTGCGTGGGTGATCAGGTGGCAGAGGCCTATCTGGCGCACCATAAAGTCTCGCGGCAGGAAGCGCGCGAGCGCGTATTGGCGATGTTTGATGTGGTGCGTATCCGCCAGCCACAAAGGGTGTATCACCTTTATCCACACGAGGTATCCGGCGGGCAGGGGCAGCGCATCATGATAGCGATGATGCTGATAACCGGGCCGGAAATGGTGATTGCTGATGAGCCAACGTCGGCACTGGATGTCTCGGTGCGCTTGCAGGTATTGGCGATGCTGGATGATTTGGTGCAAGAGCGTGGCTTGGGGCTGATCTTTATTAGTCATGATATCAATCTGGTGCGCAGTTTCTGCGATCGGGTGCTGGTGATGTATGCCGGGCGGGTCGTGGAGTCGATCGCGGCCTGTGATCTTGATCAGGCGCAACATCCCTATACCCGTGGTTTGCTAAATGCATTACCAGATATTGGTAACCGCCGTGAACGCTTGCCGGTTATGGTGCGTGATCCGGCCTGGATGAATGGTTAA